The genomic interval ATCGGCAACGTCGAAGTCCCTCAGTCGGCATTCCTCGCCGTGTTGAAAATGGATTGAGAACCATGAAGAAAACCATCATCGACCTCTTCGAGTCCTCCGTCGAAAAGTACGGCGGAAAGACCTTCCTGCTCGAAAAACGGCACCACAAGTTCGAGCCCACGACCTATGCCGAAACCAAAGAGCTGGCCCTCGAAGTCGGCGCAGGTCTCGCCTCCGTCGGCATCCGCCCCAAAGACAAGGTCGCCATCCTCGCCGAAGGATCCAACGCATGGATCGTCTCCGAACTTGGACTCTTCTACGCCGGAGCCGTCAGCGTACCCCTCTCGGTGAAACTCGAAGAGTCGAACGACCTCCTGTTCCGGCTGCGCCACGCCGAGGTCAAGGCACTCTTCGTCTCGAAGTACCAGCTGCCGAAGATCCGCCGCATCCGCGCCGAACTCCCGCAGATCGAACACGTCATCGTCCTCGGGCACATCCCCCTCGAACCGGGTGAAACCGCCTACGGAACCCTCCGGCGCCTCGGACGCGACTACCTCTCGAAGCACAAGGAGGAGTTTTTGAAGATCGGGCAGGCCATTCGGAACGAAGACTATGCCACGATCACCTACACCTCCGGGACCACGGCCGACCCGAAGGGCGTCGTACTCACGCACCGGAACTACACGGCCAATGTCGAGCAGTCGCTCTCGCGCATCGACATCCCGTCGCATTACCGCACGCTGATCATCCTGCCGCTGGACCACTGCTTCGCCCACGTCGTCGGGTTCTACATCATGATCGCCTGCGGAGCCTCGGTCGCCACGGTCCAGATCGGCAAAACCCCCATGGAGACCCTCAAGAACATCCCGCTCAACATCCGCGAAGTACAGCCCCATTTCCTGCTGTCGGTTCCGGCGCTGGCAAAGAATTTCCGCAAGAACATCGAGAGTTCGATCCGCGCCAAAGGCGCCTTCACCGAACGGCTGTTCCGCCTCGGACTCCGCACGGCATACGTCTACAACCAGGACGGCTACAGCCGCGGAAAAGGGTGGCGCTGTCTGTTGCGGCCCGCCGTAGCGCTGTTC from uncultured Alistipes sp. carries:
- a CDS encoding AMP-binding protein, whose translation is MKKTIIDLFESSVEKYGGKTFLLEKRHHKFEPTTYAETKELALEVGAGLASVGIRPKDKVAILAEGSNAWIVSELGLFYAGAVSVPLSVKLEESNDLLFRLRHAEVKALFVSKYQLPKIRRIRAELPQIEHVIVLGHIPLEPGETAYGTLRRLGRDYLSKHKEEFLKIGQAIRNEDYATITYTSGTTADPKGVVLTHRNYTANVEQSLSRIDIPSHYRTLIILPLDHCFAHVVGFYIMIACGASVATVQIGKTPMETLKNIPLNIREVQPHFLLSVPALAKNFRKNIESSIRAKGAFTERLFRLGLRTAYVYNQDGYSRGKGWRCLLRPAVALFDAVLFRKVREAFGGCMKFFVGGGALLDAELQRFYYAIGIPMFQGYGLSEATPVISTNSPKYHWHRFGSSGKILIPLDLKIVDGEGRELPRGQKGEIIIRGENVMAGYWKNPEATAETIRDGWLHTGDMGYVSEDEFLYVLGRFKSLLIASDGEKYSPEGMEEAIVDKSPFIDQIIIHNNQNPFTGAIVVPNAEALRRELDQRKVAGEERPAAAARILAAEIDKYRAGGIYAGEFPERWLPAGLAIVDEAFTEQNGLVNSTMKIVRSKVEEHFRNRLEDLYSPDGKQVENSENLKALKKLLG